A stretch of the Pseudorasbora parva isolate DD20220531a chromosome 13, ASM2467924v1, whole genome shotgun sequence genome encodes the following:
- the bend5 gene encoding BEN domain-containing protein 5 isoform X2 has protein sequence MQKKMKIPKMSNRNTVENHFGEERMPLRHKKVQSQEQQRASSNSSKSLAAVVARLERNAVNSCTEGEELDRLTAEEEEEQDEAVVPRVLYEELVHSYRQQEEEMRRLQQELERTRRQLLQQAKKLKEYGSLLTEVKELRDFNRRLQDVLLMRLGSEPMHDNGTQTIKAEVVEPISEPQEACQEEANTSSTHSHSPSPRTVYTFNDGKVHLGGGIWVEEEKWHQLQRTQGDSKFTKNLAVMIWGTETLKNRSVTGVATKKKKDALPKPPLSPSKLKIVRECLYDRVSQETADSAEITQRLSKVNKYICEKIMDINKSIKNEERRESKLLIQQTVKMENFPYDGL, from the exons GTCCAATCACAGGAACAGCAGCGGGCCAGTTCCAACTCTTCAAAGAGCCTGGCTGCGGTGGTGGCCCGGCTGGAGAGGAATGCAGTCAACTCGTGCACGGAAGGAGAGGAGCTAGACAGACTCACagcagaggaagaggaagagcagGACGAGGCCGTGGTGCCCCGTGTCCTTTACGAGGAGCTGGTGCACAGCTACAGGCAGCAGGAAGAAGAAATGAGACGTCTGCAGCAGGAACTGGAGCGCACACGCAGGCAGCTGCTGCAACAGGCCAAGAAGCTGAAGGAGTACGGCAGTCTGCTGACCGAAGTCAAGGAGCTCCGTGATTTCAATCGACGCCTGCAGGACGTCCTGCTCATGAGGCTTGGCAGCG AGCCGATGCACGACAATGGCACACAGACAATCAAAGCAGAGGTGGTGGAGCCGATCAGTGAACCACAAGAGGCTTGTCAAGAGGAAGCCAACACTAGCTCCACCCACTCTCACTCCCCATCACCGAGAACCGTCTACACCTTCAATGATGGAAAA GTGCACTTGGGTGGAGGGATTTGGGTGGAGGAGGAGAAGTGGCACCAGCTACAGCGGACACAGGGAGACTCGAAATTCACCAAAAACCTGGCGGTGATGATCTGGGGCACGGAAACCCTGAAGAACCGCAGCGTGACTGGCGTCGCTACGAAGAAGAAGAAAGATGCCTTGCCCAAACCACCGCTCTCACCAAGCAAGCTCAAAATCGTCCGAG AGTGTCTGTACGACCGCGTGTCTCAAGAAACAGCCGACAGCGCAGAGATCACCCAGCGATTATCCAAAGTGAACAAATACATCTGCGAAAAGATCATGGATATCAACAAATCCATCAAGAACGAGGAACGGCGAGAGTCCAAGCTCCTCATCCAACAGACAGTGAAGATGGAGAACTTCCCTTACGACGGCCTGTAG